Part of the Peromyscus leucopus breed LL Stock chromosome 6, UCI_PerLeu_2.1, whole genome shotgun sequence genome, GAAAGGCAAGGTGAATTCTCCAGCTCAGAAGAACTTAGGAAAAAACACCATGAGTCTATCTCTGGTCACTCTTGGAGCAGTAACAAAGAGAGACATGGTTCTGGCTCtgaagagttagaaggaaaaagaaacaactcaCATAGTAGGTCCTCTAGTGAGTCTGGGGAAGAATATGAATCTGGATCTAGGTTAAACAGTCAGAGAAGAAAAGGTCATAGTGGATTGTCACATGGACTGGAGAAGAACAAACATAAATCAAATTCTACTCAGTCAAGAAAGGATGAAGAACAAAAGCTTGGGCCTAGCTCTTCAAGTTCAGGAAATAGTAAGGTACAAAGTCATACCTGTGGTTACAGCAATTCTGGTGGATGCTGCAAGCCACAAAATGCTTCAAGTTCTTGTCAGGCAAATAGCTCTGGGGGGCAAGGAAATCAATCTTGCTGTACCCAGTCAAGATGTCAGTCAGGAACTAGCAGAAGACAAGGCTATGGATGTGTCTCAGGAGGTCAGTCCTCTAGATGTTGTCAACCTGAGCATAGATCCTGTAGCCAGTCTTCTAGTCAGAGAGGGTATGGATCTAAACAATGTGGTCAACCTCAGAACTGTGGAAGTCAGCAAAGGATGGGCTCATGTCATTCATCATGCTGTGGGTCTGGAGCAACTCCGTCTTCTGGTTATGATCAACATGGAACCAGGTCCTGTGGACACCCTTCAAGCTGTCATCAAAAGGGATATAGTTCCAGTGAATTTTCCAAGTGTGGCCATCATGGGTCTGGTTCAGGGAAGTCATCATGCTGTGAACAACATGGAACAAATTCAAGGCAGTCTTCAGGCTTTCAACAACATGGACATGGATCAGGTCAGTCTTGCTGTGGACAACATGGTACTAACTCAGGTCAAGCCACAGGTTGTAGTCAACATGGGTCTCACTTGGGGCAGTCATCTACTTTGGGGCAACATGAGTCCGGTTGTGCTCAGTCTTCAAGCTCCGGGCATCATGGGTCATCAGGCTCAGGTCAGCCATCTAGTTCTGGGCAACATGGGTCTGAATCTGGTCAGTCTACAACTTCTGAGCAGCATGGGAATGGTTATGGTCAGTCATCTAGATCTGGGCATCATGGATCCAGTTCTGGTCAGTCACCAAGTTCTGGACAGCATAAGTCTGGTTCAGTTGAGACATCTAGCGCTGGGAATCATGGGTCAAGTTCTGGTCAGGAAACTAGCTCTTGGCATCATGGGTATTCAGGCTCAAGTCAGTCATCTAGCTCTGGGAAGCATGAGGTTGGGCCAGGTGAGTCATCAAAGAATGAGAAACATGGTTATGGTTCAGGTCAGTCTTCTAACTCATGGAAACAAGGGCATAGATATGGTCAGTCATCTGGACCTGGTCAACAGGGGTCTGGATATGGGGAATTACAACATGGACAATCAAAATCAAAGTATGATGGAAAACAGGGAAATTCACAGGCACAGTCAAAGGACAGCAGGAGACAGGCTCAgactgggcaggaggagggatcaCACTCAGGATCTGGAAGAAGTTCCAGAGGGGCACCTGTTCATTCTGAGTCCAGTGAGGGTGAGGAACACTCAGTAGTTTCCAGGGGACACTCAGGATCTACTCAAGGTCATGGTGGAGTTCAGCATGGAGAGTCTGGGTCCCCAGGTCATGGACCACAGGGACATCCAGAAAGGCAGTCTAGGGACAGCATTAGACAGCCTCAGTCTGGACATCAACAGTCCTCACATTCAAGTACTGGGAGAAGTTCCAGAGGGACACCTGTTCATTCTGAGTCAAGTGAGGAGGAACAACACTCAGTAGTTTCCAGGGGACACTCAGGATCAACTCAAGGTCATGGTGGAAGTCAGCATGGACAGCCTGGTTCCCAAGGTCATGGACCACAGGGACATACAGAAAGGCAATCTAGGGACAGCACTAGACAGCCTCAGTCTAGACATCAACAGCCCTCACATtcaggatctgggagaagttccAGAGGGGTACCTGTTCATCCTGAGTCCAGTGAGGGTGAGCAACACTCAGTAGTTTCCAGGGGACACTCAGGATCCACTCAAGTTCATGGTGGAGTCCAGCATGGAGAGTCTGGGTCCCCAGGTCATGGACCACAGGGACACACAGAAAGGCAATCTAGGGACAGCACTAGACAACCTCAGTCTGGACAACAGAGGCCCTCGCATTCAGGTTCTGAGAGAAGTCCCAGAGGGTCACCTGTTCATCCTGAGTCCAGTGAGGGGGAACAACACTCAGTAGTCTCACACAGACACTCAGAATCCAGTCATACTCATAGTGGAGTCCACCATG contains:
- the Flg2 gene encoding filaggrin-2, with product MTDLLRSVVTVIDIFYKYTKQDGECGTLSKDELKELLEKEFRPILKNPDDPDTVDVIMHMLDRDHDRRLDFTEFLLMVFKLAMACNKVLGKEYCKASGSKKHRHGHQQQKEESETEEEEETPKQKSGLRHSSWSEGEEHGHSSGSLSGTGKRRRRSNPRWLERQGEFSSSEELRKKHHESISGHSWSSNKERHGSGSEELEGKRNNSHSRSSSESGEEYESGSRLNSQRRKGHSGLSHGLEKNKHKSNSTQSRKDEEQKLGPSSSSSGNSKVQSHTCGYSNSGGCCKPQNASSSCQANSSGGQGNQSCCTQSRCQSGTSRRQGYGCVSGGQSSRCCQPEHRSCSQSSSQRGYGSKQCGQPQNCGSQQRMGSCHSSCCGSGATPSSGYDQHGTRSCGHPSSCHQKGYSSSEFSKCGHHGSGSGKSSCCEQHGTNSRQSSGFQQHGHGSGQSCCGQHGTNSGQATGCSQHGSHLGQSSTLGQHESGCAQSSSSGHHGSSGSGQPSSSGQHGSESGQSTTSEQHGNGYGQSSRSGHHGSSSGQSPSSGQHKSGSVETSSAGNHGSSSGQETSSWHHGYSGSSQSSSSGKHEVGPGESSKNEKHGYGSGQSSNSWKQGHRYGQSSGPGQQGSGYGELQHGQSKSKYDGKQGNSQAQSKDSRRQAQTGQEEGSHSGSGRSSRGAPVHSESSEGEEHSVVSRGHSGSTQGHGGVQHGESGSPGHGPQGHPERQSRDSIRQPQSGHQQSSHSSTGRSSRGTPVHSESSEEEQHSVVSRGHSGSTQGHGGSQHGQPGSQGHGPQGHTERQSRDSTRQPQSRHQQPSHSGSGRSSRGVPVHPESSEGEQHSVVSRGHSGSTQVHGGVQHGESGSPGHGPQGHTERQSRDSTRQPQSGQQRPSHSGSERSPRGSPVHPESSEGEQHSVVSHRHSESSHTHSGVHHGQPGSQGHGPQGHPERQSRDSTREPQSAHQRPSHSGSERRPRGTPVHPESSEGEQHSVVSRGHSGSTQGHGPSQHGESGSPGQGPQGHPERQSRDSTRQPQSRHQQPSHSGSERSPRRSPVHPESSEREQHSVVSRNSDTRIHICRYRIQSGSQGHGPQGHPERQSRDSTRQPQYGQQRPSHSGTERSPRGTPVHPESSEDEQHSVVSRGHSGSTQGHGGVQHGESGSPGRGPQGHPERQSRDSSRQPQSGQQRPSHSGSERSPRGSPVHPESSEGEQHSVVSHRHSESSHNHGGVHHGQPGSQGHGPQGHPERQSRDSTRQPQYGQQRPSHSGTERRPRGTPVHPESSEREQHSVVSRGHSGSTQGHGGVQHGESGSPGRGPQGHPERQSRDSSRQPQSGQQRPSHSGTERSPRGTPVHPESSEGEQHSVVSHRHSESSHTHGGVQHGQPGSQGHGPQVHPERQSRDSTRQPQSGHQRPSHSGTERSPRGTPVHSESSEDEEHSVVSRGYSGSTQGHGGVQHGVSGSPGRGPQGHPERQSRDSSRQPQSGHQRPSIRVLVEVPEGHLFILSPVRVSNTQ